GCCGTCCGCTCCCTTGGCTTTGCCGCCGGCCCCATGACCGGCGCCGATTTCGCCGCGATCGACGCCGCGTTCTTCCCGGCCGGAGGCCAGAAGAGCTTCCTGGTGGTCAACATCGGCCGGCCAGGTGCGGATGCGTGGGGCGAAGCCAAGCCGAAGTTTGCCTACGAGGACGTTGTCCGCACGGTCTGAGCGTCCAGGAACGCGGGCACACAATGCGATTGCCTCCGGCAATATGGGGGACATGCCGAAGGCAACCGGGACCGCATTTCTGCAGAAAACTGCACGGCATGCATCCATCGCCAGTTCCAATTTTAGTCCCGATTCCGTCCGCCGCGCGGTGCCCGGCGGTGCTATGTGCAGAACGCCCTGGGCGCACGCGGTGGCCTGCCGTGGCACACTGGGGCTATGCGGAACCTGATCCTGGTGGTGTTTGTTGAGCCCGTCACGGAGGGCCAGGAGTTCCCCCGGACCGACTGGCCCCTGCATATCACGATCGTACGGTTCGACATCAACGGCGAGGACGCCCCGGCCGGCGTAGTGGCTCTTGCTGATGGCCCCGCCGAGGCTGCGCTGGGGACGGCGCTCACCATCGGCGAGGACGACGGCTTCGGCCATCTGGGATCCGTTCCGGTCAGCCTCGTTGACCCCAGTCCAGGCCTGCAGCTGCTGCACGAATCGCTCGTCGAGGCCGTGGTTGGCCTGTCAGGCAACATAGCCAGCCCGCACTACACCGGCGACAACTACCGTCCCCATATTTCCCACCACGGGAGCAAGCGCGTGAACCCGGGCGACGCCGTCGTGCTTGACCGGATAGCGCTGGTGGACATGGCTCCCGACGGCCGCCACGCCACCCGGTGCATCCTCAAGCTCTGGGAACTCTAGGCGATGACCCCGTCAACCAGCGCCTTCGCTTCGGCCTGGACCTGCTTGAGGTGCTCGGCGCCCTTGAAGGACTCGGCGTAGATCTTGTAGACGTCCTCGGTGCCGGAAGGCCGCGCCGCAAACCATGCGTTCTCGGTGACCACCTTCAGCCCGCCGATCGATGCTCCGTTTCCGGGGGCCTCGGTGAGCTTGGCGATGATCGCCTCGCCGGCCAATTCGGTTGCAGTGACGTCCGACGGCGACAGCTTGCCGAGCGCTGCCTTCTGATCCCGCGTGGCGGCGGCGTCGATCCGCGCATACACCGGGGCGCCGAACTTGTCCGTCAGCCCCTTGTACAGCTGCGACGGCGACTGGCCGGTGACGGCGGTGATCTCCGAAGCCAGGAGTGCCAGCAGGATGCCGTCCTTGTCCGTGGTCCAGACGCTGCCGTCCTTCTTATTGAAGGAGGCTCCGGCGGATTCCTCGCCACCGAACGCGCCTTCACCGGAAAGCAGCCCGGGCACGAACCACTTGAAGCCCACGGGAACCTCCACCAGCTTGCGGCCAAGGCCTTCCGCCACGCGGTCGATGATGGAGGACGAAACCAGCGTCTTCCCCACCACCGAGTTCGGGTTCCAGCCGCTGCGGTTGCGGTAGAGGTAGTCAATCGCGACGGCGAGGTAATGGTTCGGGTTCATCAGCCCGCCGTCGGGGGTCACGATGCCGTGACGGTCGGCGTCGGCG
This genomic interval from Micrococcaceae bacterium Sec5.7 contains the following:
- a CDS encoding 2'-5' RNA ligase family protein; the encoded protein is MRNLILVVFVEPVTEGQEFPRTDWPLHITIVRFDINGEDAPAGVVALADGPAEAALGTALTIGEDDGFGHLGSVPVSLVDPSPGLQLLHESLVEAVVGLSGNIASPHYTGDNYRPHISHHGSKRVNPGDAVVLDRIALVDMAPDGRHATRCILKLWEL